The Chamaesiphon minutus PCC 6605 DNA window TGGCGTCAACGATCCGCAACAGGCAGAACGAGTCCTCGGCGGTACCGCGCAACTCGAATTTCGAGAACAGAAAGCTGGCACCGAAACCCAATTGGGCGTCGAACTAACCGTACTCAAAGACGCCAAAGACAAGCAAGCAGCCTTTAAAAAGTCTAAATCCACGGACAAAGCCGCGATCTCCGAAAATCAAGCGACGATCGAAAAAGCTCAAGCTGAGATTAGCAAATTATTCAATCCTGCCGCAATCACAGGTAAACAACTCACAGGCGCAAATCCATCGCCTGTAGGTGCTGGCTCGTGGGAAGTCGCGATCGAATTTGATAGTACTGGTGGCGATGCTTTTGCCAAGCTAACTAAAAACTTAGCCGGAACGGGTCGAGCGATCGGTGTTTTCTTAGATAATGACCCCATTAGTACCCCAACTGTCGGCCCGCAATTTGCCGCTACCGGGATTACTGGCGGTAAGGCTGTAATTACAGGTAACTTTACTACCGAAGCTGCTAACGATTTGGCCGTTCAACTCAGAGGTGGTTCGCTCCCCGTTCCTGTCGAAATTGTCGAAAACCGCACGGTTGGTGCGACATTGGGACGAGATAGCATTCAAAGCAGTATTTATGCTGGCATCGGCGGACTGATTTTAGTCGCAATTTTCATGGGTGTCTACTACCGCTTACCTGGGATCGTTGCGGACATTGCTTTGGTCATTTACACCATCATTTCTTTGGCCGCTTTTAATATTCTAGATGTCACCTTGACGCTGCCA harbors:
- the secD gene encoding protein translocase subunit SecD, producing the protein MQKQRVILGLILVLVIAAITLLVNKPMRLGLDLQGGSQLTIQVKPTKERPTISENDINAVQRVIENRINGLGVSEALIQSAGNNQILVQLPGVNDPQQAERVLGGTAQLEFREQKAGTETQLGVELTVLKDAKDKQAAFKKSKSTDKAAISENQATIEKAQAEISKLFNPAAITGKQLTGANPSPVGAGSWEVAIEFDSTGGDAFAKLTKNLAGTGRAIGVFLDNDPISTPTVGPQFAATGITGGKAVITGNFTTEAANDLAVQLRGGSLPVPVEIVENRTVGATLGRDSIQSSIYAGIGGLILVAIFMGVYYRLPGIVADIALVIYTIISLAAFNILDVTLTLPGIAGFILSIGMAIDANVLIFERTREELQTGKTLYKSVEAGFHRAFDSIWDGQVTTLISCGALFFLGSGLVKGYAVTLGVGVAISLFTSVTCTRTFLLLLVLGFPVLRQKTQFFAPNVPKLVTK